The genomic window AAGAAAAGATCGAATCAAAAGGAATCAAATCCATTCGTTCCCGTGTCACAAATATCAAACCTTTCTTACCTGAAGAAAAACAAGGAATGACGACGGAAGAATTCCGTGAAGATATTCTTTTGAAAATCTTCGGTGTGTCTTCGGTAGAAGAAGTAAAAACGTATGAATTGACAGAAAAGGATTGGGAGAAAATCAATCAAATTTCTGAACAATACTATCGAAACTGGGACTGGAATTACGGAAAATCACCAGATTTCAACTTCTCACGTCAAAAACGCTTCTCGATTGGTTCGATCGAGGTACATTTAAATGTTTCAGAAGGAATCATTGATGACGTAAAAATCTTCGGCGATTTCTTTGGTCTAGGAGATATCAAAGATGTTGAACAAGCATTGACTGGCTTAAAGTATGACAAACCTACTTTACAAAAAGCAGTTGAAACGATCGATATCAAAAAATACTTTGGCGCGATCGAAGCCCAGGACTTATTAGAGCTCTTGTACTAAATGAGTGTATGATAAAATCTAAAACATCAAATAAAGACCTTCGAAAACAGTCTATTGACTGCTTTTGAAGGTCTTTATTTAGCTAGGAGAGATATTGATTTTTAAACGATCGACCCATTTATCTTTTTCTTGGATCAAGGTGCTGCTGTATTTATCGAGCGTAGTTTGGATCATCATCAAGTCATACTGCTCCTGTCGCATCAATTCTTCTGTCACATCTTTTGAAAAAATATTTTTCTCATATTGTATGCTGTGTTCACAGTGGATCTGGATTTGAGAATTGATTTCTTGGATCGATAAATAGATTTCTCGATGCAAAGGATTCTCAATGGCTTGAGTCTCTCGGAACGAGTGCTCGAGAATATGAATAAGCAGTTGCGTGAAATCTTCATCTTGGATCGGTAACGAAGCGGGAATGTGTGTATGGAAATCGACTTTGATATTCTTTTTAGTCGCCACTTCTTGATATCTCGCCAGAATCAAATTTGTCAGTTGGTGCCCTGTCGGAAATAGGGACAGATCCAATTGTTTTGTTTCTTGTACGATTCGCTTTAAGTAAGCTTTTGCTTCATCTTGTTCATCTGCATCGATCAACTGACTGAGTGCTTCCATCCGGGCAACAAAGTCATTTTTAGCATGATCGATTTGCTGGATCTGTGCTTGGATTTTCGCGTAATGTGTTTCAATCAAATCAGTTTTAGTTTGTAAGAAAAGCCGTTCTTTATGATAACTATCGATTTTCATGACATTTTCCATGATGTTGTATGCAACAATAACAATCAGGATGATCGCAAATAAAAGAGTGGACCAGTTGATGATCGTATGCCCGATACCTAAAGCTGTTTGGATATAGAACATACAATGAAAAATAGCGATCAAAACGATCCAAGGACTACAAACAGTGAAAAATCGATTTTCTTTATATGCTTCTCCGATACTTGCGATGGAAGTAACTAAAGTGCTGACCACACTGACGACACTTGCAAATGGCATCAATTCAGGCAATTCAAAATCGGACAATAACGAATAAAGAATGATATTGGCAAAAAGAAATGCTTGGAAATAGCAGAAGTAGCCATACCATTTCTGGTAGCTCGTCATTTTTGATTGATAGTAAAAAATGATCAGTATAGAAGTCAAAATAGCGAATAAGTGAGAAAAAATTGAATGAACGATTGGCTCAAAAAGAACCCCACTCAAGATATCCTCCGAAATAGATTCAAACCCAAGAACTAAAGAAAATAGACTTAAAATCAATAATGAACGATCCAATTTCTTGTGTCTATAGAGAATATAGCTCGTCCAGATCAATAATCCGATGGCGATAACGAAAGCCAGGATCATCGCAATGACTTGAGGGATCGACTGTGAAAAAATAAAGCTGATCATAGGACTGGTTGTTCCTAAATAAACTTTTGGTGTCAGTCCTGAATAATTCTGGTAGGGGGAGGAAACAACGATTTTCAATGTCTTACCAACATAAGATTCTGGAAGATCAATGATCGATAATGATAATCCAGGGTTGTTTCTTTCACTATCTTTTGATCGACTGTAGAGTAGAGTATCATCTAGTGAAACACTTAGCCATTGGTGATTACCTTTGATCAACAGATTGGCATCATCCAAATCTTTATGTAGAGTCGTCTCCATTATAAATGGTTCATTTTTATCGATCGATGGCATGTAGTCGATATGGCTGCTATCGAACTGGAAATATGGATCATACTCAGAATAATACACCCATGAGTCTTCGATCTGTGACATTTGTTTGCTGTCAACTGGAGTGAAAATGTAATGGAAAAAATAAGTAATGCTGATTATAAATAACGTAGTTAATGTAATGATTATACTCCATTTGAGTTTTATAGAGAATGGTGCATTTTTATTACGAATGTTATTAAAAAGAACCATAGACGAATCTCCTTTTGTAAGTACTCTAATTCAAGAGTAAACTTTTTTTATTTTAGAGTCAATTTTTATCTGCGTCAACACATTTTTTTGTCAATTAGTTTTATTTTTCTTTAATAAGATAATGCTTGAGTGTTAATGTTGTAATAAATATCTTGTTATTATATTATGTATTTAATGAAATGTTACGAAGGAGGTCCGATGTGCCTATCTATAAAAAAATAACCTTTATTAGCTCAATTACGTTAGTGTCTTTATTAGCAATGATTTTATGTGTCGTGTTGCTTCCTCGTGTATTTGGATTGACCCCACATATCATCGACGATCAAGCAATGGGCGCAGCCTATTCAGAAGGAAGCTTGATCTATGTACAAAAAAGAAAGGTGGATACGTTATTAGTTGGCGATGTGATTACCTACTATGAGAATTCTGGTAAACATATTGTGACAAGAAGAGTCGTTGCTATTGAAGACCAACATCGCTATTTTTATACGAAAGCCGATGGGAAAACGCAGATTGAAGTCGAAGCCGTTCGAGACCGCAATATTATTGGAACACCTGTGTTTAAGATTCCTTACATCGGATTGCTGTTTTCACGACATGCATTTAATTGGATGAAATGGGTTTTCTTAGGCATTGCTGTTTGCTTGTCCTCAATTACTGCTTGGCACACTTACCTTGAATTGAAGAAGCGCCGAGAGAAAGAAACTGATTTCTTTTCTGATATCCAATAGATTGATTTTTTAACGATCGATTCTTCCTCTTGTCGAAAGATAGGTTTCTTCGTATAATGTTTGGAAGAGGAGTGGAAGTATGCGTAATGAAATGATGCATCGTCCCGTTGTAAAAGAAGAATTATTGGACTTTATGCGGACAGAACAAAAACAGTTGACCGGAGAATTAGGGAAAGTTGAAGAGGAAGCACATGTGGCAGAAGTGCCGATCATTCCTCATGAAACAGTCGTATTTTTACAGTTTTTATTAGGACAGATCAAACCAAAACAAGTGCTTGAAATTGGAGCAGCGATTGGTTTTTCATCTAGTTTAATGGCACAAGTGATCGGAAAAGATGGTCATGTGACAACGATCGATCGCTTTGATGTGATGATCAGAAAAGCGAAAGCGACGTATGAGCGTTTAGGATTGACCGATCAAGTGACATTATTAGAAGGGCAAGCAGCCGATATTTTGCCAACCTTGACTGGCCCTTATGATTTTATTTTCATGGATAGTGCAAAATCAAAATATATCGAATTTTTACCAGAATGCTTACGCGTGTTGAAAAAAGGTGGCGTCTTGATGGTTGATGATATTTTCCAAGGAGGAACGATTCTTTTAGCTGATGAAGAGATTCCGAGAGGGAAACGAGCAATCCATCGTAAATTGAATGAATTTTTACGTGTAGTTATGGCACATCCAGATTTGACCTCTACGTTATTACCTTTGGGAGACGGTGTGATTTTGATCACGAAAGAGGCTGAAACAATCGATTTATAAATTGATATAGTGTAATTAAGCGTGAAGCACCTATCCGTTCGTAACCGAACCTAGGTGCTTTTATAGTATTTCTTTAACAGATGGAGCCTAAAGGATTGATCAAGCGCTATGTTGATAGTTGGTGTCGAACTACTCTCTCGTAGCCGAAACTTAATAATGACAAATGTTTTTTTAGGTAAAGGCGATGTGAATAAAGTACGATAAAAATTTTTGTTTCATAAAATAACTATTTTGTATTGACAGAAGCTGTCTATTTATCTATAATTATTTTTGTTCCGCTAAAGCTGTCATAGTAGCTCAGCTGGATAGAGCATCCGCCTTCTAAGCGGACGGTCGGGGGTTCGAATCCCTCCTGTGACGTAAAAAACCGTTAGAAACTTTTGTTTCTAGCGGTTTTTCTTGTATATTGTGCCAAATGAGTGCCAAAAGGTGAGAAAAGTATAAGAGTATGGAGCAGCGATTCTTAAAACCACGAAAATGTTGTTCCAGAATCACTCCTTCAGAAATAAGTGTGAAACCCCCATAAATTCGTCGAGTAATTTTCGGTTCTTCATGCTTATTTTTTGGAGCTGCCCCACCCGTCATCCCCTCTTTCTGTACATATTTGTAAGAAATCAACATGCTAAATACCAAACAATAAAATGATAAAAAGCAAAATCAAATCATATAAGATATGCGCGAGCATCGGGATCCATAAGTTTTGTGTTTTTAGCCATGCGTAGAGGGAAGGTGCATGAGCTAAGCCGATAACAAAAATACATTGATAGAGATTGCCACCATATACTGCATAATGGCTGAGACCGAAAACGAGTAGAGAAATCGTACTAGCGGTCAAAATAGAAACTTTAGTAGGCATAAATCTGGAAAGTAATAGAAAAGTTAGGACGAAGATCGCTGCAATATAAAGTTCTTCACCAATCAGGCTCACACTAAGTTGAGATAGATATAGGATTCCTCCGCCAATACTTAATCCTTCGTACCAGTTGGCTCCACCAGCATTCGCAGCCATTGTTTGATTGAGCAGTTTTCCGATCAAGATAAAAATATCTGAAAGTAGAGAACCACTGATAATAACAAAAATGATCCAGCTCCAATCTTTCTTTCTTAGTTTTTCAAATAAGGACTGTGTATTTTTCCAACCAATCAGCGAGATCAAAGCAAGCAGACCTCCGATAGGTAAAAAGGTCCAATCTAGAGCCCCTGAGAAGACCGGATTAGCGGTCATCATGCCCCAATCAGCCAAAATCAAAAGAATGAGTGCTAAGAGCGACCGCCACGGATTGAACGTGACAGCTTGAAACATCGTGAACATTAAATAACTCCTCCTATAATAAAATCAACAAAGTGCGATTGTATCATTGATCTAAAAGATATTGAAATCATTTGCTGTTTTTTTTAGAGCTAGATGAGAGAGCTTTTTTCTTGGTGTAGGAAAACCAGATATCTATGATAAAATAAAGTATCAAAAGAAACTGTCTGAGCAGATAGTGACTAGCGTTTCTTGAGTCGAAAATCGAATGGGCATATTTTAGGAGAGGACAAAGGAAAAACGAATGTTAATCACAAAAAAATGGATGGATCGTTTGACACGTCCATACAGGTCACAAGGAATGGTCCGTTGTTTAGCGGAATCGCAGAGTATGGATAGTATTAGTAGTAAAGTGATTTTATTGATCAATGAGAAGAATGTGACGATTTTATTTTTGAATTTTTTTCAAACGAAAGTCATTGATCATCTCACCTATGAACGAGCAGAGATTGAAAAGGAAGATGTGGCTTTAGGTGGTGGACTATCTGTTGTCTGGCGTTTTTCTGCTGGAGGGAAGAAGTGGCGCTTTCGAATCATAAAAAAAATCATTCCTTTAGGGGATGAACAAAGAGAATTTTTAATGCAAATCCAGTAAGGTATGTATTTACGGGTTCAATAAAGAAAAGAAGAACGACTATACAACCGTAGGTGATAGTGTTCTTCTTTTTTTGATCAGAATCGCGTGATGATGTCATCTAAAATAGTGATCAGTTCGTCTTTTTCTACTTTTAAGTGACCACTGCTCCATTCAGCTAAGACGTTTGTGATTCCTGAAATCGAGAAAAGAACTTCTACTTTGTTTTTGATATCCTTTTCATCTAATTGTTCTTCGTCCAGGACTCTTTTTATCAAGATGTGTGTCAACTGAGCGGAGAGTTCATCATCCATGAAATCATTGAAGAAAAAGTGGAAAACAGCTTTGTTCTCATCTACATGATTGACTAAAGCATGGACAAAGTTGCGAAAGTCATATTGCTCTTTTTTTGGGTAAGTTTGATCGAAGATATCTGTCAGTATACAGATCGATTCTTCAATGATTTTTGAACGAAGATCATAAATATCTTCATAATGAGTATAAAACGTTCCTCGCCCGATATCTGCTTGTTGTGAAAGCTCCGCGATCGTGATTTTATTGATTGGTTTTTCTTTCGTTAAATCCAAAAAGGCTTGTTTGATTGCTTGTTTAGTTTTGGCGCTTCGACGGTCCATGCGTATCTCCTTTTTTAGACAGTATCTTCCTAAATGTTCATTATTGGACAGATGTTGAACAATTGCCTATAGGAAGTGGCTTTCTGAGTAATTATAATAAAGTTACATCAAGAAATAAAGTTTTGTTTTAAAGGAGAAGATGAACATGGAAAAATTAACGATTCGTTCAATCGATAAAAAAGACTTAGATACAGCAAGTAAATTTGCGGCGCAAGGGATGAACTATTCGAGTTATACAGAAAATCCGATCGCGCTTTATCTCTATCGCCAGTACGCATTGTCAGCAATGTTGATGAAATCAACAGTCACCCTGGGTGCTTATTTGGATGGAAAATTTGTTGGCTTTATATTTGCTCGCTTCGATGGAGAAAAGAAAGTACCTGTTTCATGGGGGAGACGGTTGTTTGTCAACATGGTAGAAAAAATGATCGGCTTGACTGGTTACCAAGGTGCGATAGGAGCATATGACCAAGCCAATCAAAAAATGTATCATGAATTTGCATCGAATCATCCAGAGGGTGAAATCACTTATTTTGCGGTTGATCCGGCTTTGAAAGGTAAGCGGATCGGTTCACGCTTGTTAGAAGAAATCAAGAAACGTTACAAAGATAAACGTGTATATCTCTATACAGACTCTAATTGTAATTACCAATTTTACTTGAAAAAAGGATTCCAGATTTTCGGTCGTCAACCAATCGATCTAGGTGAAGGAGAACCAATGACTTGTTACTTACTAAGCACAACTTTATGATCGAATAAATGACGTTAATATATATGCTACTCTTAACGTTGACTCATTGATGAGTCGGCGTTTATTTTTCTTTTACCAATCATGAGTCACGAGCAGAAGTTAAAGTAAAAAAACAAGAGTTCCTTTATAATCTAAATGGAGATCGTTTTAGTTGGCGGAGAATCACAGCGAGCCAACTAAAAATAGGATCGATCACTGATTTAGAAAGGAAGAAAATAGATGACACTTTTATCTCAGATTTTAGTTACCCTTGTTGCATTGGAGTTTCTTTATATCATGTACATTGAAACATTTGCGACAGTCTCTGCAACAACTAGTCGAGTATTCAATATGCCAAAAGAAGAATTACAACGGCAGTCAGTGCAGACTTTATTTAAGAATCAAGGGATCTATAACGGTTTACTTGGCGTGGCTTTGATATACGGTGCTTATTTTTCAAATGCACCGAAAGAAATCACAGGGCTATTATTGATTTATATCTTACTTGTTGCGGCTTATGGCAGTTTTACGAGTGATCGCTTGATCATTGTCAAACAAGGTGGATTAGCGCTGATTGCACTCATTACGCTATTTTTTTAAGAATGATGCGGAGAATTCAATGTAAAAAACATGAAAGTTTGTGAAAAACCTTACTTTGGTCGCTAGAATATGCTATCCTATAACGTGCATTTTATAAATTTTTTATGAAAATGGGGTAGTAGTGTTGTTGAAGAATTATATGCGTTTATTGAGAAAAGAATTTACTGGTTATGATCTTTCAAAATTCCAAAAAGATGTATTGGCAGGAATCACCGTTGCTGCGGTTGCTTTGCCTTTAGCATTGGCGTTTGGTGTTTCAAGTGGGGCTGATGCGGCCGCTGGGTTGATTACAGCTGTCATTGCCGGTCTAGTCATTGGTGGTTTGTCAGGTGGGTTCTATCAAATCTCTGGTCCGACTGGTGCGATGGCGGCTATCTTGATGTCTATTGCGGCTAAGCAAGGGATGCAAGGGGTTTTGTTAGCCACTTTCTTAGCTGGCGGCTTTTTACTAGTTGCGGGTATTTTTAGGCTTGGAACGTTGACTTCGTTTATTCCAGCGCCAGTCATCACCGGATTTACTTCTGGGATCGCGATTATTATCGCATTGGGGCAGGTGGATAATTTATTCGGAGTCTCGTCTAAAGGTGCGAATGTCATGGAGAAGTTGACTAGCTATCAAGATTTAGGCTTTGCTATCTCTTTTCCAACGCTTCTAATGGGGAGTTTGGTGATCATCGGGATGGTGTTCTATCCTAAAAAATGGGGACAAAAAATACCAAGTTCATTACTAGCGATCGTCATTACAACTGCTTTGATGATGCTTGTTGATTGGCCAATCGCAACGGTAGGAGAAATTCCTCAAACATTGATCAGTAACAATCGGTTGTCCCTTGGCGATTTTAGCCTTTCAGCGTTCCAAACAGTACTTGTCCCTGCAATCAGTATTGCGTTATTAGGGATGATCGAAAGTTTGTTGTGCGGTGCTTCGGCAGGACGTATGGCGAATCGTCAATTAGATAGCAACCAAGAATTGATTGCACAGGGGATTGGCAATCTACTGTTGCCATTTTTTGGTGGGATTCCGGCGACAGCAGCAATCGCTCGAACGAGTGTAGCGATCAAATCAGGTGCGCAAACAAGATTAGCTGGGATGATCCACGCCATCGTCTTGTTTCTATCTATGCTGATTTTTGCTCCGATCATGTCGAATATCCCAATGCCAGCACTAGCAGGTGTGTTGATCGTTACTGCTTGGCGTATGAACGAATGGGAAACGATCAAAGAACTATTTGCTAAAAAATACTGGTCAGCGATCCTCTTATTTTTCTTGACGATGGGGTGTACAGTGATCTTTGATCTAAGTATAGCAATCGTTATCGGAATCATCAGCGGATGTGTATTTTTTGTTGCTAAGAGCGCAGCCATCACGATTTCGATTGAAGAAGTCGATTGGCAACGAGTGAACTTACCAGAAACAAGACAGTTAGATAATTGGGCGGTGGTTTATATCAGTGGGCCTTTGTTCTTCATGTCTGCTGAACGCTTGAAGGCAACCTTAGCACAGTTACAAGAAAAAGAAGGAATCATTTTTTCGATGCGTGGGGTACCGAGTATTGATTTGACGGCTCAAAGCTTATTTGAAGAATTTCAAGAAAAAGCTGTTTTACAAGGGCAGACGATCATTTACACTTCGTTACAGCCAGAAGTTGAAAAGCAATTGGAACATCTCTGGGAAAAACAAAAGACGGAACAGCATCGCACTGTAGCCCATGCATTATCCTCCTTGCACAAAAAATATGTGATCGACGGTGAAGCGTAGTCGGATGATGTGCGAGACAAAAAAGATTTGTGACTGTTACAAGGGGTAAGGTAAAATAAAGTAACAGATTTCTGGGAGGCGGAGAAATAAAATGAATATCAAACAAGTCAGTGAAGAAAAAGGCATCTCTGCGGATACATTGCGTTACTATGAGCGAATCGGACTGATTCCACCGGTAAATCGAACAACCGGGGGCATCCGTGATTATACCGAAGAAGATTTACGCTGGGTCGACTTCACACTATGTATGCGAAGCGCGGGTTTGTCGATCGAGTCCTTGACCGAGTATATCCGTTTATATGGTGCAGGTGAAGAAACGATCCTTGCTCGTAGAGACTTGCTGATGGAAGAAAGCGCCCAATTGGAAAGAAAGATGGCAGAGATGCAAGCTTGCTACGATCGTCTTCAAAAGAAAATCGCCCATTACAACGAAGACTTGGTAAAAGGCGATAAAATCTTTGCCTGATCGGGTAGACGAAACAAAGAACCAAGCAATTGCGCCTAAAATAAGGGATTGGTTGGTTCTTTGCTGTCTTTATATTTTTTGGTGAAGTAGTTCTCCGAGTGTTTGCCAATCCGCTAAAATAGTGTCTGTCAATGTTCGATTATAAAAAATAGCAGCTGGATGAAAGAGTGGCAGTACCTTATATTGCTTGTTGGAGTACTGGTAAGCATCGTGTTGTTGATTCAACTCTAAGACTGGGCCCGTATACAATTTCCCGTGATTTTTTGAAATCGTATAGTCTTTTCCTAACAAGCGCTGCAACCCAATATTACCTAATGTGGCAATCAATTGGGGACGAACATGTTGCAATTCATAATCCAAGATCGGTGCGTGGGCAAACACTTCTGCTTTACTAGGCGTTCGATTCGGATAGACGATCTCTGATTTTTGAGTCCGTCCATTGATCCGTTGGACGATACGGTAGGGGCGACTTCTAACAGCACTCGTGATATACACTTCTTCTCGAGATAAACCGACTGACTGCAGGGCATTCATCAACTCTTTGCCAGCTTGACCGCTAAATGGAATATGGTTCTCAATTTCTGTTTTTCCTGGTGCTTCGCCGACTAGCATCAACTTAGGCTGCATAGGACCTTGGCCTGCAACAAACCCTTCTACGTGATACCCTTGGATACGGCGCGTGGCTTCGTCAATCAATTGTTTTGGATAATCCATCTCATCAACTCCTGTTCTTATCCATTATAAAAAGAAATCGATCAATTGACGAATGATTGGCAACATAAAAAAGTAGTTGACGAATAAAGCCAGATTTGGTATTCTAGTAATGTTGTAATTGTGGTCTCCACAGCTACAACCGCACAGAACGAGTTAAATGAAGCACAGGTCACCCTGTCACTCTGGATGGCGAGTCTAAGTATGAAAATAAGGAGGTGCTTTAAAGCATGTACGCAATTATTAAAACAGGTGGTAAACAAGTTAAAGTTGAAGTTGGACAAACGATCTACATCGAAAAACTTGACGTTGAAGCAGGCGAAAAGGTTGTATTTGACGAAGTTATTTTAGTAGGTGGCGAAACTACGAAAGTAGGCGCTCCAACCGTTTCTGGTGCAACAGTTGAAGGTACAGTTGAAAAACACGGCAAACAAAAGAAAGTCGTAACTTTCAAATACAAACCTAAAAAACACTCACACCGCAAACAAGGTCATCGTCAACCATACACAAAAGTGGTTATCGACGCGATCAACGCTTAATCTGCGTTTGAGAAAGAAGGCCTAAACAATGATCAAAGGGACATTTAAACGAAATGACGCTGGTCAAATCGTTTCATTTACTTTGACTGGGCATGCTGATGCCGGTCCTTACGGAAGTGATATCGTCTGTGCAGGTGTTTCTGCATTAGCGATCAGCACGGTCAACGGGATTGCTTCATTAGCAGGTTTCGAACCGATTGTTGAAATGAATGAAGAAGAAGGCGGCTATTTGTACGTCGAAGTAATTTCACCATTGACACAAGAGCAAAACAATATTGCTGAAATCTTATTGGAGAATCTCCTATTAGGTTTACAATCGATCGAAGCTGACAACCCAGAACATATCCAAACAAAAACAATCAAATGAAAATAGGAGGTGCAGACCATGTTGTTAACAATGAATCTACAATTATTCGCCCACAAAAAAGGTGGCGGTTCTACATCTAACGGCCGTGACTCAGAATCAAAACGTCTAGGTGCTAAACGTGCTGACGGACAAACAGTTACAGGTGGATCAATTCTTTACCGCCAACGCGGAACAAAAATTTATCCAGGTGTGAACGTAGGTATTGGTGGAGATGACACTTTATTTGCTAAAGTTGACGGTGTTGTTCGTTTCGAACGCAAAGGCCGCGACAAAAAACAAGTGTCTGTTTATCCAGTAGCTCAAGAAGCTTAATGAACAGTTGGCTCTATTCCTTGCGTAGCAAGGGATAGGGTTTTTTTATGATTTAAATCAAACTATTCTCATGAGGGCCGGTTTCGACTCAGTAAGAGGTGGTTTTTTTGTCTCTATAGAATGAAGGGCATCTATCATTAGTGGTTTAGCAATGTTCTTCAGCTATATATGGAAAAGAGAATGCGAAAAAAATAAAAATATCCAGACAGTTATTAGTGATATCTAAAAGATCTTAGTATTTCAGAAGTGCATTATTTTCTCGGAAAATAAATAACGAACGTTCTTTGTCGTTTTGAATGTATCTTGCTTCCTTTTTGATATAAATAGTTGACGAATAGTGATTAAATCAATAGTATTAAGTTTCAAGGACAAGAGAAAAGGGGCGAAAAAATTGGCAAAACGAATTGACCGAATTTATACGTATGTCAAAGAAAAGACCGCTCATTTATCAATAGAAGAAAATGATCAAGGCGTAACGACCCAAGAGATTGCTGAAGTTTTGGGTATCCAGCGTACCAATAGCAGTAAAGATCTTAACAAACTAGTACGCGAAGGAAAGCTAAAGAAAATGGATGGTCGTCCGGTTCGGTATGTCTACCAAGAGAGTCCAATCACAGAAAAACCATTAACCAAATATGTACCAAGTTATAAAGAAGAAATGACTGGTGTGAAAAAGCCGAGTCTTCAAGTAGATACGAAGGATATCTTTGCCAAGATCATCGGGGCAAATGGCAGTATGAAAAACTCAGTGGAGCAAGCCAAGGCGGCGATTTTATATCCGCCAAGAGGACTGAACTGTTTGATCACTGGGCCAACGGGATCAGGAAAA from Enterococcus sp. DIV1094 includes these protein-coding regions:
- the rpmA gene encoding 50S ribosomal protein L27, with the translated sequence MLLTMNLQLFAHKKGGGSTSNGRDSESKRLGAKRADGQTVTGGSILYRQRGTKIYPGVNVGIGGDDTLFAKVDGVVRFERKGRDKKQVSVYPVAQEA